A DNA window from Macaca fascicularis isolate 582-1 chromosome 18, T2T-MFA8v1.1 contains the following coding sequences:
- the RPL17 gene encoding large ribosomal subunit protein uL22, with the protein MVRYSLDPENPTKSCKSRGSNLRVHFKNTRETAQAIKGMHIRKATKYLKDVTLQKQCVPFRRYNGGVGRCAQAKQWGWTQGRWPKKSAEFLLHMLKNAESNAELKGLDVDSLVIEHIQVNKAPKMRRRTYRAHGRINPYMSSPCHIEMILTEKEQIVPKPEEEVAQKKKISQKKLKKQKLMARE; encoded by the exons ATGGTTCGCTATTCACTTGACCCGGAGAACCCCACGAAAT CATGCAAATCAAGAGGTTCCAATCTTCGTGTTCACTTTAAG AACACTCGTGAAACTGCCCAGGCCATCAAGGGTATGCATATTCGAAAAGCCACGAAGTATCTGAAAGATGTCACTTTACAGAAACAGTGCGTACCATTCCGACGTTACAATGGTGGAGTTGGCAGGTGTGCCCAG GCCAAGCAGTGGGGCTGGACACAGGGTCGGTGGCCCAAGAAGAGTGCTGAATTTTTGCTGCACATGCTTAAAAATGCAGAGAGTAATGCTGAACTTAAG GGTTTAGATGTAGATTCTCTGGTCATCGAGCACATCCAAGTGAACAAAGCACCTAAGATGCGCCGACGAACCTACAGAGCTCATGGTCGCATTAACCCATACATGAGCTCTCCCTGCCACATTGAGATGATCCTTACTGAAAAGGAACAGATTGTTCCTAAACCAGAAGAGGAAGTTGCCCAGAAGAAAAAG atatcccagaagaaactgaagaaacaaaaacttatgGCACGGGAGTAA
- the C18H18orf32 gene encoding UPF0729 protein C18orf32 homolog, giving the protein MVCIPCIVIPVLLWIYKKFLEPYIYPLISPFVSRIWPKKAIQESNDPNKGKVDCKGADMNGLPTKGPTEISDKKKD; this is encoded by the exons ATGGTGTGCATTCCTTGTATCGTCATTCCAGTTCTGCTCTGGATCTACAAAAAATTCCTGGAGCCATACATATACCCTCTGATTTCCCCCTTCGTTAGCCGTATATGGCCTAAGAAAGCAATACAAGAATCCAACGATCCAAACAAAGGCAAAGTGGACTGTAAG GGTGCAGACATGAATGGATTACCAACAAAAGGACCAACAGAAATCTCTgataaaaagaaagactaa